Within the Flavobacterium sp. N502536 genome, the region GGTTCGGTCAGAATTGGCAGTAATATAAACGGGAGTCTTCAAAATGTAGCTTTCCTTACGCCCTCAGGTTCAAAGGTTCTCCTTGTGGAAAATGACGGTTCGGGCAGCGTAAATTTCAATATTAAGTTTGACGGTAAGTGGATTACAACATCCTTAGACGCAGGAGCGGTAGGGACTTACACATGGAAATAATCGAATAATTGATGAAAAAAATAAATAGTTTTCAGATGAAAAAAATAATTATAGCAGTACAGTTGCTGCTTTCGGCTACAGTTTTTGGACAGGGATTTTTGCACAGAGACGGGCAGAAAATTGTGGACGGAAATGGAAAAAACATCGTCTTAAGAGGATTAGGTTTAGGCGGCTGGATGGTGCAGGAAGGTTATATGTTACAAACGCAGCCTTTCGCAAGTCCTCAATATGTCATCAAACAAAAAATTCAGGAGGTTATTGGAGAACAGGGCACAAAAGAGTTTTATGCAGCCTATAAAGCCAATGGAATCACAAAACGCGATATCGATTCTTTAGCAGCCTGGGGCTTCAATTCGATTCGTTTGCCGATGCACTATAATTTGTATACCCCATCCATTCAGGAAGAAAAAAATGGAGAAATTACCTGGATCGAAGAGGGATTTACCATGACCGACAATTTATTAAAGTGGTGTGCCGAAAATAAAATATACCTTATTCTCGACCTGCACGCTGCTCCCGGAGGACAGGGGAATGATGCTGCAATTTCAGATTATGACACTACCAAACCTTCCTTATGGGAGAGTGAAGCCAATCAGAAAAAAATGATTGCCCTCTGGAAAAAACTGGCGTCACGCTACAGAGACAACCCGTGGATAGGGGCTTACGACATTATCAATGAACCCAACTGGAATTTTACCGGAACAAACAAAAATGGTTGCGACGAAAACTCCAACGGCCCTTTAAGAGATTTGATGGTTCGGGTTACAAAAGCCATTCGGGAAGTTGATACCAACCATTTAATTTTTATTGAAGGAAATTGTTGGGGGAATAATTACAACGGAATTTTTCCTTTGTGGGATGAGAATATGGCTTTGAGTTTTCATAAATACTGGAACTATAATACCAAAGCGTCGATTCAGAAAATGTTCGATTACCGAACGCAATACAATGTGCCGATCTGGCTTGGAGAAAGCGGTGAAAACTCGAATGTCTGGTTCAAGGATGTATTGACATTGGTAGAAAGCAACAACATCGGATGGGCGTTCTGGCCTATGAAAAAAATCGAAAACATAGCAGGAGTTACTTCTGTAACCAAGATTCCGGAATACGATGTATTATTAAAGTACTGGAAAGAAGGCGGTTCGAAACCAACTGCCGATTTTGCGAAAAAGACTTTAATGAAAATGGCCGATAATTATAAAATGGAAAGGGTAACCGTAAAACCGGATGTGATTGACGCCATGTTCAGACAGGTACAAACCAACGACACCAAACCCTATAAAAAACACGTAATTCCGGGGAAAATTGCAGCAACGCAATACGATTTAGGAACCAATGGATATGCTTATTCCGATACAGATTTTATAAACTACAGAGTTGAAACCGGAAAATTTGAAGAGTGGAACAAAGGAAATACCATGCGAAATGATGGTGTAGACATTCTGCCCTGCAAAGATGCCGGTTCAAACGGATATCAGGTTTCCTTTATCGAAGACGGGGAGTGGTTGCAGTTTACTGCGCAGGTAGCGAAACCAAAAACATACAAAGTAGCGATTCGTTATTCGGGCGAAAATGCAGAGGGGAAACTATATCTCGAAACACAAGATGGAAAGAAATCTGAAGTGCTTACGTTGCCGGCCACGGGAGGAAAGGACAAATGGAAAACGGTTGTTTTATCGGGAGTGACACTAAACGCCGGAACACAAAAAATTAAAGTCGTTTTCGAAAAAGGAGGTTTCAACCTGAATTACTTAGATTTTTCAGAACAGAAAAAATAAAGGCTTAAAGAGGTATTAATAAGAGAGTAGGTGTGTTTAAACAACCGCCACAGATTAAAAGGATTTAAAAAATATATGCGTGGGATGTAAAATGTGAGATGTTAGATGCAAACTGTGACTGTAACCTGTGACTGTAACCTGCGACTGAAAACTGCGACTGCAAACTGCGACTGAAAGAGCGACTGCAAACTTTCTATGTGTTTAAATGCATCCAACGGGTTAAATTAACATTATTTTGAAGTTTATATTTTTCTTTGAGACCAATGAAATGCTAGCTTTACGGATCAAATTTTTTTAAGATGAAAAAGACAAACACAATTACTCTCGTACTGCTTCTGCTTTTAGTTAATGGCTCATTTTATGGCCAGAATGTAAAATTGATGACCTATAATATTCGTTTGGATGTTGCTTCTGATGGAGAAAACGCCTGGCCTAACCGGAAAGATTATTTTAATTCTCAAATCAGATTTTACAGTCCGGATATTTTTGGAATTCAGGAAGCGCTGCCCAATCAGGTGGCCGATATAACTTCCGCTTTTAAGGATTACAACCAATTTGGAATAGGAAGAGAGGAGAAAGGCACAGGAGAAGCCTGCACGATTTACTATAAAAAAGATCGTTTTCAGGTACAGCACAGCAACACCTTCTGGTTGTCGGAAACACCAACTGTGGTTTCAAGAGGCTGGGATGCTGCCTGTAACAGGGTTTGTACCTATGGATTGTTTAAAGATTTAAAAACGAAAAAAGAGTTTTGGGTTTTCAACCTGCACCTTGATCATATGGGCGAGGTGGCCCGTGTAAAAGGAGTAGAGCTGGTACTGTCTAAAATAAAAGAAATAAATACTAAAAATCATCCGGTGTTTTTAATGGGAGATTTTAACTCAGAACCGGATACCAAACAAATTAAAGAGATCAAAAAAGTGATGGAGGATACACAAGAGGTTTCGAAAGAAAAACCTTTTGGCCCTTCCGGTACCTTTAATAATTTCAAGCACAATGAAGCTGTAACCTTATTGCTGGATTATATTTTTATCTCTAAAAACAGCGGATTAAAAATTCAAAAACACGCAGTCTTAAGTGACTCCAGGGATTTAAAATATCCGTCGGATCACTTGCCTGTCTTAATAGAAATAGATTAAAATGAAAAACATCAACAAAAAACTTCAGATTTTACTCTTGCTGCCGCTCATCGCAGTTCAGATAAAATGTGGAACTTCAAACAACTCCGCTGCCCGGTCCGGAAAAGCCGAAGCCTGGATCACCACTACTAATGAAGTTTCAAAACTTCAAAAGCAAAGTGACTTGGTTTTTAAGGCTGAAACCAATTCGAATCCGACCATTTTGGTAGACGCTTCCCAAAAGTTTCAGACGATCGAAGGTTTTGGATTTTCGTTAACGGGGGGAAGTGCCCAAAACATTCTAAAACTCGATAAAGCCAAAAAAGAAGCACTACTTCAGGAATTGTTTTCCCGAAAAAAGGATGCTATTGGATTGAGTTATCTGCGAATTAGTATTGGCGCTTCTGATTTGAATGAAAGAGTTTTTTCGTATGATGATCTGCCCGAAGGGCAAACCGATTTAAAATTAGAGCACTTTGATCTTGGACCTGATTTAAAAGACGTGGTGCCGCTTTTAAAAGAGATTTTGGCCATAAACCCAAAGCTCAAAATTATGGGTTCGCCATGGTCGCCGCCTGTTTGGATGAAAGACAACGGAAGTTCGAAAGGCGGAAGTTTACAGCCCAAATACTATCAGGTTTATGCCGATTATTTTGTAAAATACATACAGGCAATGCAAGCGCACGGAATCGTTATTGATGCGATAACACCACAAAACGAGCCCCTGCATCCGGGAAACAATCCAAGTATGTACATGACGGCATTGCAGCAGGCAGAATTTATTAAAACCAATTTAGGCCCTGCTTTTGCAAAAGCTAAAATCAAAACCAAAATTGTGGTTTACGACCACAATTGCAACAAACCCGAATATCCTTTAACCATTCTGAATGATCCAAAAGCATTGCCTTTTGTGGCAGGTTCAGCCTTTCATTTGTATGAAGGAGACATTAGCGCTTTAACTACCGTTCATAACGCCTATCCGAAAAAAGAGTTGTATTTTACAGAACAATATACCGGATCGGGCAGCAGCTTTGAGTCTGATTTAAAATGGAGTGTGAAAAATGTGGTCATTGGTTCTATGCGCAATTGGAGCGTCAATGCACTTTCGTGGGGACTGGCCAATAACGAAAAATATGAACCCTTTACTCCGGGCGGATGTTCGACCTGCAAAGGAGCTTTGATGATCGATAAAAACCAGAACATTAAAAGAGAAGTAGGCTATTATATTATTGGGCATGCTTCCAAATTTGTTCCCGAAGGTTCTGTGAGGATTGCCAGCAACCTTAGCGGAAATTTGTATAATGTTGCCTTTAAAACACCAGACGGAAAAACCGTTTTAATTGTTGAAAACGATGGTGCAAACACAGAGACCTTCAATATAAAAGAGAATCAAAAACAAGTTACAACATCCTTGGACGCGGGTTCGGTAGCAACTTACGTATGGTAAATCTAAATTTAGTATGAAAAAAATAACCACATTCACTTTACTGCTGCTGTCGTTTGTTGCGGCAGCCCAACAAGAAACAGTAGATCAAAAGGTAAATGCGCTATTGAAAAAAATGACCCTTGAGGAAAAAATTGGTCAGCTCAATCAATACACAGGCGACAACGCAGCAACGGGGCCCATTACCATAAACGCAAATAAACAGGCCGAAATAAAGGCCGGACTTATCGGTTCGATGTTAAACGTGGTGGGAACAACCTATACCAGACAGTATCAGGAATTGGCGATGCAGTCTCGTTTAAAAATTCCATTGTTATTTGGTCAGGACGTCATTCACGGTTACAAAACTACCTTTCCAATTCCGTTAGCCGAAGCGGCCAGCTGGGATTTACCAGCAATCGAACTGGCGGCCAGAGTGGCAGCGACAGAAGCTTCAGCAAGCGGGATTCACTGGACCTTTGCACCAATGGTCGACATTGCCCGTGACCCGCGTTGGGGACGCGTAATGGAAGGCGCCGGAGAAGATACCTATCTGGGATCTAAAATAGCCTATGCCAGAGTAAAAGGTTTTCAGGGCAATAAACTGGGAGATCTGAACTCGGTTATGGCTTGCGTAAAACACTTTGCAGCCTATGGTGCAGCGGTGGGCGGAAGAGATTACAACTCGGTAGACATGAGCGAACGAATGCTTCTGGAAACCTATTTGCCTCCTTTCAAAGCCGCTCTTGATGCCGGGGCAGCCACTTTTATGAACTCCTTTAATGACTTAAACGGAATTCCGGCCACAGCAAATGTACATTTACAGCGTGACCTCTTAAAAGGAAAATGGAACTTTCAGGGATTCGTAGTATCCGACTGGGGATCGATAGGCGAAATGGTCGCACACGGTTACTCCAAAGATCTGAAAGCTGCCGCACTTGCCGCCATTACAGCAGGAAGCGATATGGATATGGAAAGTAATGCCTACCGCTATCATTTGGCAGAATTGGTTAAAGAAGGTAAAGTGTCTGTCGATTTGATTGATGACGCCGTAAAACGTATTTTACGCAAGAAATTCGAATTGGGTTTATTTGAGGATCCGTACCGCTATTCCGATTCCAAAAGAGCAGACAAAGCTTTAAGCAATCCTGAAAACAGAAAAGCAGCGCTGGAAGTAGCTCAAAAAAGTATCGTGTTATTAAAGAACGATAACGAAACATTACCCCTTTCAAAAAACGTAAAAACAATTGCCTTCATAGGTCCGATGGTTAAAGAATACAAAGCCAATATGGGATTTTGGTCGGTTGAATTACCGGAAGTGGATTATGACAAATGGGTGGTTTCGCAATGGGACGGTTTGCAAAAGAAAGTAGGCAAAAACACCAAATTGCTCTATGCCAAAGGATGTGAAGTAGACGGAGACAACAAAGACGGTTTTGCCGAAGCAGTGGCAACAGCTAAACAAGCCGATGTTGTTATTTTGAGTATCGGAGAACGACGTGATATGAGCGGTGAGGCCAAAAGCCGAAGCGATCTTCATTTGCCGGGGGTACAGGAAGACTTAGTAAAAGCCATTCAGGCAACCGGAAAACCGGTAGTTGTTTTGGTAAATGCAGGGCGTCCTCTTATTTTCAACTGGACAGCCGATAATGTTCCGGCCATTGTGTACACCTGGTGGTTGGGAACCGAAGCCGGAAACGCCATCGTAAATGTGTTATTTGGAGACTACAATCCGTCCGGAAAATTGCCTATGACTTTTCCGAGAGAAGTAGGGCAGATTCCGATTTACTACAATCATTTCAGTACCGGAAGACCCGCTAAAGACGAAGATGCCAAAAACTATGTATCAGCTTATATCGATCTGAAAAACTCTCCTAAATTTCCTTTTGGATATGGGTTGAGTTATACAAAATTCAATTATACCGATCTGAAATTGTCTTCGACTAAAATGACCGGCAACGAAACCATCAAAGTTTCTTTTCAATTGTCCAATGTTGGAAAAGTAGCCGGAGAAGAAGTCGTACAATTGTACTTAAAAGATAAATTTGGATCTGTAGTTCGTCCGGTTTTGGAATTGAGAGATTTCCAAAAAGTAAAACTAAATGCCGGAGAATCCAAAACAATCGAATTTACAATCGACAAAGAGAAACTGTCTTTCTACACTAGCAAATTAGAATGGACCGCAGAACCCGGAGATTTTGAAGTACTGATTGGCACCTCATCAGCTGATCTTAAACTAAAAGCAAATTTTGAATTGCTTTAGATTTTAAACACAAAAAGATAGATTACATATATAAAAAAGGGGCCAATTGCAGCCCCTTTTTTGTATTCTTATTTAAACACATAGATACATAGTTAAAAATGCAGGGCAAGACGTTTCACTTCAAATAAAGCACATATCCAGCTATGCGAAAGAAATTTATTTCTTTTTGTATCCTCCTTTAGCAATCCAAAATCTATGTTTCTATGTGTTAAAAATTTAGCGTTCCAATCAACAGCACTTGTATTCAAACACCACTAGGTTAAAGAATTAAATTAGTGACAATTCGTGTAATTGGTGTTTAAATAATAGCTCTTTTTTTTATAATTATTTCACTAATTTTTTGAAATTGAATTTCAGCTTGTTCAGCAAACCTTCTTCTATAATATCAACCCCAATTCCATAATTGCTGTCTGCGATTTCGTTATGTGCCTCCCTGAAAGCTTCAAAGTCGTTTTCGGGAATTTCTAAATTAATTAAAGGTTTAAAATCGATCGTAACAGTTCCTCCGTTTTTGTTGATTTTTTTACGGCTCACATAATCAAAATACGGATTGTTGATCGTGCTTTCCTGTATGGTGAACTTCTCCGTAACATCGATTTTCTGATCGGTTACCAGAGTGATTTCATATCTTTCATTGTCAAAATTGTGCCAGAAAGAAATGTCTTGGTGTATAAAATCCCTTACCCTGTTTTTAACGATATTAGCATCAAAATACATTAAGAAACGATTTTTTTGACCGTCTGAAAAATAAGGATTGTCAATAGTAGTCTGATACTCCACTGTAAACTCGTTACTTTTTTTATCATCGCTGACAATTTCAATTGCGGCATCTTTAAAAATCTTTCTCAGATCCGTTCCGTTTCGGTCGTTCGTATAATTTAAGGTATAAAAGAAGAAATTATTCCAGCTGTCAATAATCTCTCTTTTATTGGTGTTTTTAAAATATCGGCGCATGCTGTTGGCACGATTTCCTTTGTACACCGTTGTTACCTTTAGCTTGCCCACATTTTGCTGTGCCACAAATTCCGATTTTTCGTCTACGGCATAATACGAAAAACGATGAGGTGGTTTGTGCTGTAATTCCAAATTTGGTTTTACTTCCAGATAATGCAGGAAGAAAATAAAGCCGCGGTTTTCGATCAATCCAAATTCATCGCGTAGGGTCGCATCCACAAAATAACTTTCGTCCTTGTAATTGATTTTAACAATAACGTGATTAAAAGTCAGTAGCGATGGTAAGTAGTACTTGATATAAAAGTCAGTACCAAAATTGACCAGAATAATCGAAGAATCAATTCCGATATAATCTAAAATTACTTTTAGCAAAACCGATTTTGCCTTGCAGTCACCTTGTTTGTTGGCAAAGGTTACGGCAGGTTCCTGCGGTTTGTGGCCGTTCATCTCGTCGGCATTGTAAATATAATTGATGTGGTTTTGAACATATTCTATGGCAAATTGCAGTTGATCGTCTTTAGAATCAATCTTGTCCAGTTTTTCCACCAAATCCGGAGCAAAATCCACCAGAGAAGATTGGTCGAAAATCGTCTCATAAATAGGAGAGATGTAATTAGACAACTCATTCCAGTCGGCTGCGGTAGCAAAATCGATATAAGAAGAAACCTCGCGGTTCGAATCTACAAAATTGATGTAGTTTTCTTCTTCGCGAACATAGGCTTCCCCTTTTTTCAAATAGTTGACCTCCGGAGCCAGTACATTTCCGTCTTCATCTCTAAAAAACGTTTTTTTGTAGGCAATCGTTTTCTCGCGATCATTTTTAAAAGTGAACTTGTACTTTCCGTAAGCCCAGTAACTGTCAGGGCCTACCCATACATATTTGGAGAACTCTTTGCGCAGAAAATCACGATCGGTAAATATTTTAATTCTCGAATCTTCCATGATCAGAATATCATACAGACGAAGGTCTTTTATGGTAATATTGATCTTTTTATTACTGCTTAAAACACCTCCGCCGCTTTGGTTTTCGCTGTCGAGTATTTTAACTTTAGTATCGGCAATTTTGTCTACCAAAACACCATCCCGCAACACACTGATTCGGTGTATCACATAGGTTTCATTTTCTTCGAGTACTACATCCACAACCGAGGCTCTTTCTAAATTAGAAGGCTCATTCAGCGTATAGGCCAGGCAGGCATATTCACTGTTTTCGTTATCGTTGGTGTAATAAATTTTATCTAAAAAATAACAATAATCACGTCCCTCGTCGGCTTGCTTTTGAGAGAAGTCCGATTCTTTTATGTAGTCAATAAGTTGATTATCGGTAACAACAGTGGCCCAGTGTTCCGGCTTTTGAATCTTGTAAATTTCTGATTGAATGGCTTGTTCCATAATAATTTGAGTTGAAGTAGGTAAAATCTTCTATTTCTAACAAAAATATAGATTTTTACCAATATCCGAATGGGGCGGATGTATTATTAAGAGAAGTTCAGTTTTCGCAGCATAAATAAAATATTATTTGATTTTGACGAAATTTCACCTCCAATACTGTAACAAACAGCCGAAAAATGGGGGAAATTGCAAGAAATAGCACCGTTTTTGAAGGGATGCATTTTTGTTTAATACTCCAAACAGAATAATTCTATAACTGCTTATTCTACCGCTTATTACTTGTACAGATGCACTTATTACGTCCTTTTGGAAGGGGGTTTATTTTGACGTAAAAAACGTACATCTTGTCGGATATTTGCGAAAAAAAGGAAGGATATGAAAAAAAAATACTTCTACGCAAATTGCTATGGAGGCAGCAAATTCGGGGGGTCTACAGTCTTAGATCCTGTACCAAATAACCAAAGAATAATAAGGCCGGAGTTGCTTTAAAAGATTAAGTGACAGGATAATAATTACGAATGGTAACCCGTCAGGTCTGTTCGTTTTTACTGCACCAACAGTTACAAATGTAAAGCCGCCTTGCTATTCATGGAGATGAAAACATTTTCGGATTCCTGATTTTCTTAACGAATAACAAATTAAAACATGAAAAACCCCCAGTTTAAAGTGTTTGCTTTTTTTATGAAAGCAGCACTGATTGTACTTCCTTACATCTCCTATAGTCAATGCACGGTAATCACTAATAATCCGGGTTTTGAGTATCCTTTGGGTGGTGGGATAGTGAATCAAAGTCAGGTTCCGGGATGGAAAACGACAGCTCCGGATGAATCTATAGAAATTTGGACCAGAGTAAACGCAGAGAATTTTCCCCCGTTTGAAGGAGATCAGTTTGCCGAACTTAATGCTTACGTTGCAGCGGGATTGTATCAGGATTATAATACTGGAGAAGCGACCACGTTTAATTATTCGTTTGCCCACAGAGGAAGAAAGGGTACCGATGTTATGGTGCTAAAAGCAGGTCCTCCGGGAGGTCCTTATACCGAAGTAACCAGAGCGACAACAGGAAATACGGCCTGGAAAGTATATACCGGAACGTATCAAATACCTGCTTCTCAAAATACGACAAGGTTTATTTTCGAGGCTGTTTCCACCTCAACGGGTAATGCAGCTATGGGTAATTTGTTAGATGCAATAAATTTTACCGCTACTGTAGGTACACCGCCGGTTACAGGCACCAGTACTGCTGTTTGTGAAGGAAATCCGGTAACACTAACAGCTACTGCCAAACCTGGCTCTACTGTTAATTGGTACGATTCGGCGGGGAGTTTTATTCATACAGGATCAAGTTACACCACTTCAGCTTTATTTAGTAATACAAAATTTCAAATAGAACAGGTTAGTAGTTCAGGGTGCAAAAGTGGTTTGTCGGATATAAATGTAACCGTAAATCCCGCACCTGTTATCACTATATCGGGAGCGTTAAAAGCTTGTTTAACAACAACCCTAACAGCAGTTACCAATGCTCCTGTGCCAAGTTATGTGTGGTACAAAGACGGTTCAATTATCAATGGACAAACAGCAGCAACACTTGTTGTATCAACCAATGGGAGTTATAAAGTAAGCGTTGTAAATGGTAGTACTTCCTGTAGGCAAACTTCGGATGCAAAAACGGTGGTCGTTACGGATACCACTAGTCCCCTGATAAGCTGTCCGGCAAACATTAACCAGTCTGCCGATAAAGGAAAATGCACTACCAACGTTACGATCACAAACCCAACTGCGACTGACAACTGTTCGACAACCTTTACCTTTAAAGGAGTTCGTTCGGATGCTTTGGATTTAACCGCGGCTTACCCGGTTGGGGCAACCACCATTTTATGGACCGCTACCGATGCTTCGGGCAATGTTTCGACAGCCTGTACACAAACCATTACGATTACCGATAGCGAAAAACCAATCATCAGCTGTCCGCCCAATATTACACAAACGGCTGATGCCGGAACATGCGGCGCAAACCTTACGATTACAAACCCAACGGCTACTGATAATTGTTCAGCTGCCTTTATTTTCACAGGCGTTCGTTCGGATGCTTTGGCATTAACCGATCCTTATCCGACCGGGATAACAACTATTACATGGACAACTAAAGATACCGCGGGAAATATTTCGGTATCCTGTGTACAGACCATTACGATTACCGATAGCGAAAAACCAATCCTAAACTGTCCGGCAAACATCACTCAGGTTACAGATTTGGGAACATGCAACGCAAGCGTTACGGTCACTAGCCCAACGGCGACTGACAACTGTTC harbors:
- a CDS encoding cellulase family glycosylhydrolase, giving the protein MKKIIIAVQLLLSATVFGQGFLHRDGQKIVDGNGKNIVLRGLGLGGWMVQEGYMLQTQPFASPQYVIKQKIQEVIGEQGTKEFYAAYKANGITKRDIDSLAAWGFNSIRLPMHYNLYTPSIQEEKNGEITWIEEGFTMTDNLLKWCAENKIYLILDLHAAPGGQGNDAAISDYDTTKPSLWESEANQKKMIALWKKLASRYRDNPWIGAYDIINEPNWNFTGTNKNGCDENSNGPLRDLMVRVTKAIREVDTNHLIFIEGNCWGNNYNGIFPLWDENMALSFHKYWNYNTKASIQKMFDYRTQYNVPIWLGESGENSNVWFKDVLTLVESNNIGWAFWPMKKIENIAGVTSVTKIPEYDVLLKYWKEGGSKPTADFAKKTLMKMADNYKMERVTVKPDVIDAMFRQVQTNDTKPYKKHVIPGKIAATQYDLGTNGYAYSDTDFINYRVETGKFEEWNKGNTMRNDGVDILPCKDAGSNGYQVSFIEDGEWLQFTAQVAKPKTYKVAIRYSGENAEGKLYLETQDGKKSEVLTLPATGGKDKWKTVVLSGVTLNAGTQKIKVVFEKGGFNLNYLDFSEQKK
- a CDS encoding HYR domain-containing protein is translated as MKNPQFKVFAFFMKAALIVLPYISYSQCTVITNNPGFEYPLGGGIVNQSQVPGWKTTAPDESIEIWTRVNAENFPPFEGDQFAELNAYVAAGLYQDYNTGEATTFNYSFAHRGRKGTDVMVLKAGPPGGPYTEVTRATTGNTAWKVYTGTYQIPASQNTTRFIFEAVSTSTGNAAMGNLLDAINFTATVGTPPVTGTSTAVCEGNPVTLTATAKPGSTVNWYDSAGSFIHTGSSYTTSALFSNTKFQIEQVSSSGCKSGLSDINVTVNPAPVITISGALKACLTTTLTAVTNAPVPSYVWYKDGSIINGQTAATLVVSTNGSYKVSVVNGSTSCRQTSDAKTVVVTDTTSPLISCPANINQSADKGKCTTNVTITNPTATDNCSTTFTFKGVRSDALDLTAAYPVGATTILWTATDASGNVSTACTQTITITDSEKPIISCPPNITQTADAGTCGANLTITNPTATDNCSAAFIFTGVRSDALALTDPYPTGITTITWTTKDTAGNISVSCVQTITITDSEKPILNCPANITQVTDLGTCNASVTVTSPTATDNCSTAFTFTGVRSDALALNAAYPTGVTTISWTATDASGNVSAACTQTITITDREKPILNCPANITQVTDLGTCNANVTITNPTATDNCSTAFTFIGVRSDALPLTAAYPTGVTTISWTATDVAGNVSAACTQTITIIDAERPILTCPVNINQTVDAGKNSANVTIINPTATDNCSTAFTFTGVRSDALALTAAYPEGITRIVWTATDASGNISTFCVQKIKITNPAKPVSICPEE
- a CDS encoding endonuclease/exonuclease/phosphatase family protein — protein: MKKTNTITLVLLLLLVNGSFYGQNVKLMTYNIRLDVASDGENAWPNRKDYFNSQIRFYSPDIFGIQEALPNQVADITSAFKDYNQFGIGREEKGTGEACTIYYKKDRFQVQHSNTFWLSETPTVVSRGWDAACNRVCTYGLFKDLKTKKEFWVFNLHLDHMGEVARVKGVELVLSKIKEINTKNHPVFLMGDFNSEPDTKQIKEIKKVMEDTQEVSKEKPFGPSGTFNNFKHNEAVTLLLDYIFISKNSGLKIQKHAVLSDSRDLKYPSDHLPVLIEID
- a CDS encoding glycoside hydrolase family 3 N-terminal domain-containing protein is translated as MKKITTFTLLLLSFVAAAQQETVDQKVNALLKKMTLEEKIGQLNQYTGDNAATGPITINANKQAEIKAGLIGSMLNVVGTTYTRQYQELAMQSRLKIPLLFGQDVIHGYKTTFPIPLAEAASWDLPAIELAARVAATEASASGIHWTFAPMVDIARDPRWGRVMEGAGEDTYLGSKIAYARVKGFQGNKLGDLNSVMACVKHFAAYGAAVGGRDYNSVDMSERMLLETYLPPFKAALDAGAATFMNSFNDLNGIPATANVHLQRDLLKGKWNFQGFVVSDWGSIGEMVAHGYSKDLKAAALAAITAGSDMDMESNAYRYHLAELVKEGKVSVDLIDDAVKRILRKKFELGLFEDPYRYSDSKRADKALSNPENRKAALEVAQKSIVLLKNDNETLPLSKNVKTIAFIGPMVKEYKANMGFWSVELPEVDYDKWVVSQWDGLQKKVGKNTKLLYAKGCEVDGDNKDGFAEAVATAKQADVVILSIGERRDMSGEAKSRSDLHLPGVQEDLVKAIQATGKPVVVLVNAGRPLIFNWTADNVPAIVYTWWLGTEAGNAIVNVLFGDYNPSGKLPMTFPREVGQIPIYYNHFSTGRPAKDEDAKNYVSAYIDLKNSPKFPFGYGLSYTKFNYTDLKLSSTKMTGNETIKVSFQLSNVGKVAGEEVVQLYLKDKFGSVVRPVLELRDFQKVKLNAGESKTIEFTIDKEKLSFYTSKLEWTAEPGDFEVLIGTSSADLKLKANFELL
- a CDS encoding glycoside hydrolase family 30 protein yields the protein MKNINKKLQILLLLPLIAVQIKCGTSNNSAARSGKAEAWITTTNEVSKLQKQSDLVFKAETNSNPTILVDASQKFQTIEGFGFSLTGGSAQNILKLDKAKKEALLQELFSRKKDAIGLSYLRISIGASDLNERVFSYDDLPEGQTDLKLEHFDLGPDLKDVVPLLKEILAINPKLKIMGSPWSPPVWMKDNGSSKGGSLQPKYYQVYADYFVKYIQAMQAHGIVIDAITPQNEPLHPGNNPSMYMTALQQAEFIKTNLGPAFAKAKIKTKIVVYDHNCNKPEYPLTILNDPKALPFVAGSAFHLYEGDISALTTVHNAYPKKELYFTEQYTGSGSSFESDLKWSVKNVVIGSMRNWSVNALSWGLANNEKYEPFTPGGCSTCKGALMIDKNQNIKREVGYYIIGHASKFVPEGSVRIASNLSGNLYNVAFKTPDGKTVLIVENDGANTETFNIKENQKQVTTSLDAGSVATYVW